One genomic region from Athalia rosae chromosome 3, iyAthRosa1.1, whole genome shotgun sequence encodes:
- the LOC105683183 gene encoding uncharacterized protein LOC105683183 produces MITALPVPSVKVFHKTYYQEKCPRIGGSQPGSPLTESEAVLALLDKEPPEYYFCGKVNSLHVVVGSLLLGAVVLVVGLVQLAPGAEAAQNSAALIAAGCGLLVGGVLLAPLRALCIRRQKAAHKDGAHQRSVTSIDMLLAQHRDFTVLTPDELEDLVGRPTAALESKIRKQGHNT; encoded by the exons ATGATTACAGCCCTCCCCGTGCCCTCGGTAAAAGTATTCCACAAAACGTATTACCAAGAAAAATGTCCAAGAATCGGGGGCAGCCAACCGGGAAGTCCGTTGACGGAAAGCGAGGCGGTTTTAGCCTTACTCGACAAGGAACCCCCGGAATATTACTTCTGCGGGAAG GTGAATTCTCTTCACGTGGTGGTCGGTTCGCTTCTCCTCGGTGCGGTGGTCCTGGTGGTGGGACTGGTGCAGTTGGCTCCCGGGGCGGAGGCAGCGCAAAATTCCGCCGCTCTCATAGCAGCGGGCTGCGGTCTTCTGGTCGGCGGAGTTCTCTTAGCGCCTTTGAGAGCGTTGTGCATCAGGCGACAGAAGGCTGCCCATAAAGACGGTGCCCATCAGCGAAGCGTGACGAGCATAGACATGCTCCTTGCGCAGCACAG AGACTTCACCGTACTGACGCCCGATGAACTGGAAGACCTCGTCGGCCGACCGACCGCCGCTTTGGAGAGCAAAATACGCAAACAGGGCCACAACACCTAG